The Candidatus Saccharimonadales bacterium region GTTATATTTCTCGACAAGCTTGTAGTCCCTGTTGAAGGCGTTGATGTTGGTCTCAATCCAACGCTTCTTAACCTCGTTAGCTAAGCGATTGAGGCCATAGTGGCGCAAGCCCTTAATAGCAGCCCACTCCAGAGGAGCCCAGCCATTGGGACTATCCCACTGTTGCCCGGTGTTAATAAGGGTGCTGACCAACCCGCCCTTTTTGAGGAAGTCACGCTCCAGCCTGGCTGCTACCCGCTCGGCACACTCCTGGGTGGTAATCCCGCAAAAGAGCGGCCAGACGGCAGCCAGCGAGTAGACACCGGTGTGCTCTTGGGTCGAGAAGTCATAGTCAAAGTAGAAACCTTCCTTCTCGTCCCAACAGTATTTCTGGATGGCGGCGATCCGGTTGATGGCTCGCTGGTGGTACTTTTCCGCCAGGTGACTCTGTAAGATTGCCTCATAGCCACGAGCGATAGCAAGCTCAAGATACGCAAGCATAGCGTTGAGGTCTACCGGAACTATGTCGGTCGTGTGGATAGTCGCCATATGCTTACGGTCTCCAAACCAGCGAGAACTGAAGTCCCAGGCCGACTCTGCTGCAGCCCGGATGTCCGTATAGACCTTACTCGGTCGGCGATCTCGAGCCGCGGCAACCGTATCAATGTCATCGCGATACATTTCGGGCCTGGGTGTGCTCTTGTTGTCGTAGTAGCGATTGAGGATCTCACCATCCGGCATTCTGACTACCCGGCGGTAGGCGACCTGTCGGTCTTTGAGCTTATCGACCCCGTTCATCCAGAAGTGGTACTCGCGGCGCATAT contains the following coding sequences:
- a CDS encoding trehalase family glycosidase, giving the protein MPKPLHALRHILHRIDSATPIQPSTKSPDELLGELFQDVQTQRVYRDGITFVDLVPAVRLKKILDLYELQRQTPGFNLHAFVDKHFHKYLVQGPAYHTDPNHTIEEHINELWDILTRETLDSKSALIPVPYPFIVPGGRFRALYYWDTYFAMLGLATAGKWDLIEGIMKDFVYLIRKFGYIPNASTTYQASRSEPPYFAFMVDLVGTHKGKKRSLARYLPYMRREYHFWMNGVDKLKDRQVAYRRVVRMPDGEILNRYYDNKSTPRPEMYRDDIDTVAAARDRRPSKVYTDIRAAAESAWDFSSRWFGDRKHMATIHTTDIVPVDLNAMLAYLELAIARGYEAILQSHLAEKYHQRAINRIAAIQKYCWDEKEGFYFDYDFSTQEHTGVYSLAAVWPLFCGITTQECAERVAARLERDFLKKGGLVSTLINTGQQWDSPNGWAPLEWAAIKGLRHYGLNRLANEVKKRWIETNINAFNRDYKLVEKYN